Within the Scytonema millei VB511283 genome, the region AAACAGCCGCCGATTTAGCCGGTAAAGCGCTGGCAGAACACGAAGTCGTGCAGATTAAAGTCAAGCTATCACAACACGAACGCGATCGCTACAACCAACTGATTCAAACCCGTAACGACTTTCTCCGCGAAGCCAAAATCTCTCTTGGTAGCCTCAAAGGATGGCAATTATTCGTCCAAGCCAGCGCCAGATCCGCCGCCGGACGCAGAGCCATGCTCGCACACCGTCAAGCCAAAGAAATCGCTTTAGGCACAGATGGCAAAATCAGAATTCTCGCCGACTTGTTAGCAGAACACTATCCAGAACGCACGCTAATTTTCACCGCCGACAACGCCACAGTCTACCGTATTTCGCAAGAATTTCTCATTCCCGCCATCACCCACCAAACCCCCGTCAAAGAACGCCACGAAGTTTTAACCAAATTTCGGGAAGGGGAATACAAAACCCTCATCGCCTCCCACGTCCTCAACGAAGGCGTAGACGTACCAGCCGCCAGAATTGCCATTATATTATCCGGTACAGGCTCGGCACGGGAATACATTCAACGCTTGGGGCGAGTTCTGCGTAAAGGCAAAGATAAAGACAAATTTGCCCTGATGTATGAAGTCGTAGCCGAAGACACCAGCGAAGAAAGAACCTCGGTGAGGAGACGAGGAGTTAAGAGGAGTGAGGGGCGAGGAGTGAGGAGTGAGGGGAAAGTTACACAGTTGGAGATCGTACCTACTAAAGAGATTACCTATGGAAGTGGCGATCGCACCAGCCAACGCGCCGCCGAATCTCCAGGAAAATGGGACGATAATAATTCCCCAGAAACCGAAGAATAACTTTGTCCCTTTGCGCCTTTGCACGCCAGTTGCTACAACGGAGGGAACCTCACCGGACAGTTTGACGCGACGTGCTACAACGGGGGGCGACGAAGTCCGCGATAGCGCCACCCCCGCACGCAACTGTCCTCCGCAACGCACTGGCTCGTCTTTGCGTGACATTAATCTATGAACTTACTGCAC harbors:
- a CDS encoding DEAD/DEAH box helicase family protein; translated protein: MPRTPTLSFDRGTLILHPPPRGKSWVDYATWDDRVEKFRIPAIQYRQVVEALQAEGSYFSDEAKAFEPLELSPSMEMEPYPHQSEALAAWKLAGRRGVVVLPTAAGKTYLAQMAMQATPRSTLIIVPTLDLMHQWYAHLTAAFPDVEVGLLGGGSRDRTPILVSTYDSAAIHAEALGNRYALLIFDECHHLPTDFNRVIAEYAIAPYRLGLTATPERTDGKHSDLNLLIGQEVYRKTAADLAGKALAEHEVVQIKVKLSQHERDRYNQLIQTRNDFLREAKISLGSLKGWQLFVQASARSAAGRRAMLAHRQAKEIALGTDGKIRILADLLAEHYPERTLIFTADNATVYRISQEFLIPAITHQTPVKERHEVLTKFREGEYKTLIASHVLNEGVDVPAARIAIILSGTGSAREYIQRLGRVLRKGKDKDKFALMYEVVAEDTSEERTSVRRRGVKRSEGRGVRSEGKVTQLEIVPTKEITYGSGDRTSQRAAESPGKWDDNNSPETEE